The genomic window GGCGCCGCCGACGGTGATGCGGCCGGACCACACGGCACGGTCGAGGGTCTCGTCGGCGCCGAGGCGGCGGCGGATGCGCCGCTCGAGCTCCGTGGGCTCGACGCCGGCACCCTGGCCGACGGTGCAGAAGACCTGGTCCTGCCAGCGGGCGACGACGTCGGTCGTCCGCGTCACCGCGCGCAGCGCCTCGGCGAGCGCGACGAGCACGTCGGAGACCGCGTCCGCGCCGTGCGCGGCGCGCGCCTCGGCGAGCCCGCCGATCTCCACGAACGTGCAGTAGACCGCGTCACCCTGCCGGCGGGCGGTCTCGACGATCTGCTTGCCGACGAGCTCGAGCCCGTGGTGGTTGGCGACCCCGGTCAGCGGGTCGCGCACGCTGACCGCGTCGACCGCGGCGCGCGCTGCTTCGAGGGCGAGCCGCAGCGAGCGCACGCGGACCGCCACCGCCTCGGCGACGCCCGCGGCGAGCAGCCAGCCGAGCACCAGCCACAGCGGCCCGGCGACGCTGCCCTGCCCGCGCAGGGCGACGACGACGCAGCCCACCAGCAGGGTGGCCGCCGCGGCGCCGAGCGCCACGAGGCGCTCCCGCTGCGGCAGCGACAGGGCCGCCGTGCCCGCCAGGGCGACGGGGACCACGGCCAGCGGTGCTGTCGTCGCGGCGGCGACCGCCGTCACGAGGGCGGCCAGCGCGACGACCCCGAGCACCAGCGCAGCCCAGGTGACGAGCCCGCCGGGGGTACGCGCCAGGCGCGCCCGCAGCCGGGCCCACTCGTCCATCCACAGCACGCTCACGCGGCCATCATCGACCGTCCGCGCCCGAAACTGAAGGCCCCAGCCGGATGACGGCCAGGCGGGTCTCCCCCCACCGCCCGGTGCCGGGTCCGTCACAGGGCGGTTGCCGACCAGGGGCCGGGGGCAACTCGGTGCAGTGACGAAGCCCCCCACCGCCCGCACCGCCCCGGCCGTCCCTCCGGAGGTGCTGCAGACCGCCCGGGAGGTCTTCGGGTGGGAGGAGCTGCGCCCCGGCCAGGGCGAGGCGGTGGCGGCGGTGCTCGCCGGGCGCGACGCCCTGGTCGTGATGCCGACGGGGGCGGGCAAGTCCGCGACGTACCAGCTGCCGGGGCTGCACCTGCCCGGGCCCACGCTCGTCGTCTCCCCGCTGCTCGCGCTCCAGCGCGACCAGGCCGAGGGGCTCGGCGCGCACGAGGGCGCGACCCGTACGGTCCGCGGGGCGGTGCTCAACTCCGACCTCGGCGTCCGCGAGCGCGCGGAGGTCCTCGCCGACGTGCGCGAGGGGCGGGCCGAGTTCCTCTTCCTCGCCCCCGAGCAGCTGGGCAACGACGAGGTGCTCGAGGAGGTGCGCGCCCTGGCCCCGTCGCTCGTGGCCGTCGACGAGGCCCACTGCATCTCCTCGTGGGGCCACGACTTCCGCCCGGACTACCTGCGCCTCGGCGCGTACCTCGAGGCGCTCGGGGGCCCGCCGGTCATCGCGCTGACGGCGACGGCCGCTCCCCCGGTCCGCGACGACATCGTCGAGCGGCTCGGCCTGCGCGACCCGTTCGTGCTGGTCCAGGGGTTCGCCCGGGAGAACATCCGGCTCGAGGTGGTGCGCCCGCAGGACGGCGGCGAGCAGCGCGAGCAGGTGCTCCTCCGCGCGGCGGCGAGCCCGAAGCCGCAGATCGTCTACGTCGCGACCCGCCGCGACGCCGAGGAGGTGACGGGCTCGCTGGAGGAGCTCGGCCTGCGATCCGCGGCGTACCACGCGGGCCTGCGCAGGTCGCTGCGCGAGGACGTGCACACGCGGTTCCTCGACGGCGGGCTCGACGTCGTCGTCGCGACGAGCGCCTTCGGCATGGGCATCGACAAGCCGGACGTCCGCAGCGTCGTGCACGCCGCCGTCCCCGGCTCGCTGGACGAGTACTACCAGGAGGTGGGCCGCGCAGGCCGGGACGGCGAGCCGAGCGAGGCCGTCCTCTTCTACCGCCCGGAGGACCTGGGCCTGCGGCGCTTCTTCGCCTCGGGCGTGCTCAAGCGCGACGAGCTCGTCGGCGTGGCCAGGCTGCGCGCCGGCGGCGTCGGCGAGGAGGAGATGCGCGAGCGCACCGGCTTCGGGCCGCGCAAGCTGCCGCGGCTGCTCTCCGCGCTCGAGGAGGCCGCCGAGCAGCAGCCGGACGCCGGGCCCGAGGAGCTGGCCGACGCCGCGGTCGCGGCGAGCGAGGCGCAGCAGCGGCTGGAGCGCTCGCGCGTCGAGATGGTGCGCGGGTACGCCGAGACCGCCGGCTGCCGGCGCCAGTTCGTCCTCGGCTACTTCGGCGAGGAGGCGCCCGGGCCCTGCGGCAACTGCGACAACTGCCTGTCCGGGTCCAGCGCGAGCGTCGAGGGAGAGGTGCCGGAGGACGCGCCGTACGCGCTGCAAGGCACGGTGGCGCACCCGAGCTTCGGCACCGGCGTGGTGATGCGCTACGAGGACGACCGGGTGGTCGTGCTGTTCGAGACCGAGGGCTACAAGGTGCTCGGTCTCGACGCCGTCGAGTCGCACGGCCTGCTCGAGGCGGTGGAGGAGGCCGGCTGAGCGGGGCGCGGCGCCGGCACGTCGGGCGCGCCGAGCGCCTCGGCGGCACGGGCGGCCGTGATCACGGCCAGCACGGCTCCGCCGCGGCACGAGGACCCGGTCATCGTCGCCTCCCGCTGCTCGTCGCTGGCCCGTCAGGACAAGCGTAGAGCGGCGGTGTGGGCTGCGTCACCCCTCGGTGGCGCACCGTCTCACGCCAGGCCGAGCCGCTCGCGCAGGAAGCGCAGCTTGAGCTCGTCGTGCACGTGGCTGGGGCTGTGTCCGCCGAACTGGTTGACGACGATCGACCTGTCCTCGACCTCGAGCGCGTTGAAGGCCGCGAAGACCGTCGACGGCGGGCAGATGTCGTCCATGAGACCGACCGTCATGTGCACGGGTGCGGTGATCCGCGGGGCGAGCACGGCGTTGTCGACGTACGCGAGGGTGCGCTCCGCGGTCTCGACGAGGTCGACGTGCTGGGCGAGGAAGTCGCCGACCTCCTTGTAGGGGTTGCTGTCGGTGATGCGGATCGCGCGGGAGATGTCGCAGAGGAAGGGCACGTCGGCGGCGACGGCGCGCACCAGGCCGGGGCGCAGGGCGGCGGCCGCGAGCGAGAGCGCGCCGCCCTGGCTGCCGCCGGTGACCCCGATGCGCGCGGAGTCCACGCCGGGCAGGTCGCGGGCCGCGACGTCGACGGCCCGGGCCACGTCGCAGTAGAGCCGCGTGTAGTAGTACTGCTCGGGGTCGGTGATGCCCCGCGACATGACGGTGGAGAGCTCGGGGCCGAGGTCAGGGCCGTCGCCCGTGGAGCCGACCGCCCAGCGCGCGCCCTGCCCGCGGGTGTCCATGACGAGCGAGGCGAAGCCCAGCGCCGGCAGAGCGAGGTGGTCCGCGGGGACGCTGCGCCCGCCGCCGTAGCCGATCGAGGTGACGACGACGGGCAGCGGCTCGTCCTCCGCGACGCCCGCGGGGCGGAGGTACCAGGCGCGGATGCGGTCGCCGCGCCCGCCCGAGAACTCGACGTCCCACACCGGCGTCGGCCCGTAGACCCCGGGCTTCCACCGCTCCAGCGTGGTGGGGCGTGCTGCGGCCTCGGTCGCGGCGAGGACGCGGGACCAGAACGCGTCGAGGTCGGCAGGGGCCTGCGTCGCGGTGCGGTGGGTCCGCAGCTGCTCCAGCGGCAGGTCGTACCAGGCCATGCGTCAGCGCTCCTTCGCGGTGGGTCGGCGGTGCCCGCGCAGTCTAGGGAGCGCTCCCCCGGAGACGGGCGGGGGTCGGGCCGTCGCGTCAGGGCGCGGCGCCGTGCTCGCGCACGAGGCCGACCAGCTCGGCGAGGGCGGGAGGGAGGGCGGACTCGGGGGCCTCCAGGGCGGAGTCGCCCCCCGGTGAGTGCAGCACCACCGACCAGCGGAACCCGTCGGCGCGCGGGGGCGCGGGGGGCGGCGGGGCCGCGACGGCCTCGCCCGCGAGCGCGCGGAGGCGGCCGCCGAGCTCCTCGTCGACGTCGCCGAGCGAGAGCGTCCAGGCGCGCGCGACGCCGGCGAAGCCCCCGGTGCGCCGCACGGTCACCGCGAGCGCGTCGGTGCCGCCCTCAGTGCCGGCTCCAGTGCCGTCGGTCATCCCCGCTCAGCTCCCGGTCGGCTCGACGCCGACCGCAGTCCACGCCGCACGCACCGCGCCCGGCGCCGACCCGCCGACGGCCTGCGCCGCTCGCAGGGTGGCGGCGGCGAACGCGGCGAAGTCCGCCTGCGGGGTCAGCGTGCGGTCGCGCAGCGCGGCGTACCAGACCCGGCCCGCGCCCTCCCCGCTCGAGCCGCCGATCGCCGTCGCGGCGAGGTAGAACGCGTGGTTGGGGATGCCGGAGTTGAGGTGGACCCCGCCCTCGTCCTCCGAGGTCTCGACGTAGTCGCGCATGTTCGCCGGCTGCGGGTCCTTGCCGCCGAGCCGCGGGTCGTCGTAGGCCGTCCCCGGAGCCTTCATCGAGCGCAGCGCGACACCGTGCACGCCGGGCAGCAGGAGCTCCTCGCCGATGAGCCAGTCGGCCTGCTCGGCGGTCTGCTGCAGCGACCACTGCTTGACGCAGCTGCCGAACACGTCGGACATCGACTCGTTGAGCGCGCCGGACTGGCCCTGGTAGTCGAAGGCGGCCTCGTACTGCGTCACCCCGTGGGTCAGCTCGTGCCCGATCACGTCGAGCGAGGAGGTGAAGTCGCCGAACACCTCACCGTCCCCGTCGCCGAAGAGCATCCGCTCGCCGTCCCACTCGGCGTTGTCCCAGCCCCGCTGGACGTGCACCGACGCGCGCAGCGGCATCCCGCGCCCGTCGAGGGAGTCGCGGGAGTAGACCTGCGCGTAGAAGCCGTAGGTCGCACCGAGCCCGTCGTAGGCCCGGTCCGCGGCGCCGTCCCCGGTGGCCGGCCCGCCCTCGTGGCGCACGACGGTGCCCGGCGGCTGGCCGTGGTGCGCGTCGGAGACCGTGCGCTTCGGCGCGAGCGCGGCGACGGCCTCCCCTGCGCCTGCGGCCCAGCCGGGGGCGCGCGCGTCCTCGCGCAGCCGGCGCACCTCCGCGTCGACGAGGAGGGTCTCCCGCGCGCGGCTGCGGGCGGGCTCGGGGCCGGCCTCGGCGACGGCGCGGAGGAGGTAGGGCGGGATGATCGAGCAGCGCATGGCCCCAGCCTGCCCCCCTCCACCGACAGTCACGCGGGACGCACGCGCCCTCACACCGAGTCGAGCTTGGGCCAGACCACCTCGCTGATGACGAGCTCGGTCGCCGCCGCGACCGGGATGGCGAGGAAGGCGCCCTCGATCCCGAACAGCGCACCACCCAGCAGCAGCGCGACGATCGTCAGCACCGGCGGGACGTGCACGGTGCGGTTCATGACGCGGGGCGTCAGCAGGTAGTCCTCGAGCAGGCGGTAGACGACGTAGAAGACGAGACTGGCGACGGCGACCGGCAGCGACACGGTGAGCGCGACCAGCGTGACCAGCGTGCCGCCGATCGTCGAGCCGACGATGGGGATGAGGTCGAGCACCGCGACGAGCAGACCGAGCGCCCCGGCGTACGGCACGCCCGCGATCTCGAGGAACACCATCGTCCCCACGCCGGCGATGACGGAGGTGACGATGTTGCCGAGCACGTAGCCGCCCACCCGCGCGAAGATCTCGTCGCCCAGCAGCACCGCGCGCTCGCGCCGGCTCGCCGGGATCGTGCGGTAGACCGCCCGCCGCATGCCGGGCATGTTGGCGAGGAAGTAGATCGTCAGCACGAGCACCGTCAGGCTCGAGACGAGGGTGCCGAAGATCGCCGCGCTCACGTTGAGGATGCCGCCGACCGGCAGCCCGGACCCGCTGCTGCCCGCGGTCGAGCCCGAGGACGAGCCCAGCCGGGACGTGACGGTGTCGAGCAGGTGGTACTGCGTGTTGAGCCGGCCGATGAGCGTGCTCCGGTCCTGCAGCTCCTTGCTGATGTCCGGGGCCGCCTTCACCAGCTGCCCGGTCTGGTCGACGATCGGCGGCACGATCGCGGCGAAGAAGCCCACGACCGCGAGGATGAAGACGGTGGCCACGAGCGCGACCGACCACTGGCGCTTGAGGCCGCGCCGGGTGAGCAGGGCGACGACGGGGTCGAGCCCCGCCGCGATGACGCCCGACAGCACGACGAGCATCAGCTCGGAGGTCACGGCCTTGAGCAGGGTCGCGAAGAAGTAGACGAGGAAGAACCCCGCCGCCACCGTGCAGGCGGCGGAGAAGATCCGCCGCGTCGGCCACCCGTCGCGGACCTTCAGCGGCTTCGGAGGGGGCGGCGCGGAGCGGTGGGCCGCCCGCTCCTTGTCCTCGATCGAGGCGTCGGCAGCCCCCGGCCGGGGGTCCTCCCCCTGGGGCAGGTCGCGGGCGACCTCGTCGTCCGAGTCAGAGCTCACGTGATCATCGTGCCCTGCGCTGACCAGGCCGACGCACCCGCTCAGGCCACGCGCACCTCGAGCAGGACCGTGCCCTCGCCGGAGGCCGCCTCCCAGGAGCGCGCGCGCACGCCGAGCAGCCGCCCCGGTGCCGCGACGCGGACGGCCAGCCGCCGCGTCCCCACCGCTCCCGGCGCGTCCCCCTCCGGCGGCTCCCAGTCGTCGGCGACCACCTCCAGCGCGCCCTCCGGCTCGCTGCGCACGACCCACCGGTAGCCGCCGGTGCGCCGCTCCGGGACGGCGAGCGCGACCTGCTCGCCGACCCGGGCGGTACGGACCTCCCCCACCCTCAGGCCACGGTCCTGATCGTCCAGAAGTCCGAGGACAGGTCCGGGGTCGTGAGGTACGCGTACGGCATCGTGAAGTACCCGCCGTCGCCCCAGCCCGGCCCCCAGGAGTTGCGCACGTGGAAGCGCTGGGTGCTGTCGTCGTAGCCCACCGCCAGGACGGCGTGGCCGCCGAGGACGTGCTCGGAGGTGCTCGGCATCGGCATCTCACCGGTCTGCGCCACCGCGTCGCTCTCGAAGCTCTCGTAGACCGTGAAGCCGAGGACGAAGGGGTAGCCGTCGGCGAGGCACGCCTTGAACTGCGAGAGCGCCCGCACCACGCGGTGGTAGCCCTTCGCCCTGTGGTGCCGCGCCGACGCGTACGCCGCAGCGCTCGGCTTCTGCCCGGCCCGCGCACCAGCGGGGAAGGGGCCTCCGTCGTAGTCGGGCGGCGTGTCGTCGTAGGGCCACTCGTCCTCGGAGCAGACGCCGAGCTTGTTGACGACCTTGATGCCGTCGCGGATCTGCGCGCCGGAGTCGGAGTGGACGCTGCCCTCGATGGCGCGCTCGCCGTAGTAGATGAACAGCCGCGACGGCATCATGTCGATCGAGCCCTGCTTGAGCAGGTCGAACTCGTACGCCGCGGCGATCGCGTTGGCCGTGCAGCTGCCGATGC from Motilibacter rhizosphaerae includes these protein-coding regions:
- a CDS encoding RecQ family ATP-dependent DNA helicase codes for the protein MTKPPTARTAPAVPPEVLQTAREVFGWEELRPGQGEAVAAVLAGRDALVVMPTGAGKSATYQLPGLHLPGPTLVVSPLLALQRDQAEGLGAHEGATRTVRGAVLNSDLGVRERAEVLADVREGRAEFLFLAPEQLGNDEVLEEVRALAPSLVAVDEAHCISSWGHDFRPDYLRLGAYLEALGGPPVIALTATAAPPVRDDIVERLGLRDPFVLVQGFARENIRLEVVRPQDGGEQREQVLLRAAASPKPQIVYVATRRDAEEVTGSLEELGLRSAAYHAGLRRSLREDVHTRFLDGGLDVVVATSAFGMGIDKPDVRSVVHAAVPGSLDEYYQEVGRAGRDGEPSEAVLFYRPEDLGLRRFFASGVLKRDELVGVARLRAGGVGEEEMRERTGFGPRKLPRLLSALEEAAEQQPDAGPEELADAAVAASEAQQRLERSRVEMVRGYAETAGCRRQFVLGYFGEEAPGPCGNCDNCLSGSSASVEGEVPEDAPYALQGTVAHPSFGTGVVMRYEDDRVVVLFETEGYKVLGLDAVESHGLLEAVEEAG
- a CDS encoding AI-2E family transporter, whose translation is MSSDSDDEVARDLPQGEDPRPGAADASIEDKERAAHRSAPPPPKPLKVRDGWPTRRIFSAACTVAAGFFLVYFFATLLKAVTSELMLVVLSGVIAAGLDPVVALLTRRGLKRQWSVALVATVFILAVVGFFAAIVPPIVDQTGQLVKAAPDISKELQDRSTLIGRLNTQYHLLDTVTSRLGSSSGSTAGSSGSGLPVGGILNVSAAIFGTLVSSLTVLVLTIYFLANMPGMRRAVYRTIPASRRERAVLLGDEIFARVGGYVLGNIVTSVIAGVGTMVFLEIAGVPYAGALGLLVAVLDLIPIVGSTIGGTLVTLVALTVSLPVAVASLVFYVVYRLLEDYLLTPRVMNRTVHVPPVLTIVALLLGGALFGIEGAFLAIPVAAATELVISEVVWPKLDSV
- a CDS encoding C1 family peptidase: MAETPARRTARYGWVPDLPDQRDQLYAARPQTLRALPPKVDLRDDCPKTVYDQGRIGSCTANAIAAAYEFDLLKQGSIDMMPSRLFIYYGERAIEGSVHSDSGAQIRDGIKVVNKLGVCSEDEWPYDDTPPDYDGGPFPAGARAGQKPSAAAYASARHHRAKGYHRVVRALSQFKACLADGYPFVLGFTVYESFESDAVAQTGEMPMPSTSEHVLGGHAVLAVGYDDSTQRFHVRNSWGPGWGDGGYFTMPYAYLTTPDLSSDFWTIRTVA
- a CDS encoding protease inhibitor I42 family protein, which codes for MGEVRTARVGEQVALAVPERRTGGYRWVVRSEPEGALEVVADDWEPPEGDAPGAVGTRRLAVRVAAPGRLLGVRARSWEAASGEGTVLLEVRVA
- a CDS encoding acetylxylan esterase gives rise to the protein MAWYDLPLEQLRTHRTATQAPADLDAFWSRVLAATEAAARPTTLERWKPGVYGPTPVWDVEFSGGRGDRIRAWYLRPAGVAEDEPLPVVVTSIGYGGGRSVPADHLALPALGFASLVMDTRGQGARWAVGSTGDGPDLGPELSTVMSRGITDPEQYYYTRLYCDVARAVDVAARDLPGVDSARIGVTGGSQGGALSLAAAALRPGLVRAVAADVPFLCDISRAIRITDSNPYKEVGDFLAQHVDLVETAERTLAYVDNAVLAPRITAPVHMTVGLMDDICPPSTVFAAFNALEVEDRSIVVNQFGGHSPSHVHDELKLRFLRERLGLA
- a CDS encoding M4 family metallopeptidase codes for the protein MRCSIIPPYLLRAVAEAGPEPARSRARETLLVDAEVRRLREDARAPGWAAGAGEAVAALAPKRTVSDAHHGQPPGTVVRHEGGPATGDGAADRAYDGLGATYGFYAQVYSRDSLDGRGMPLRASVHVQRGWDNAEWDGERMLFGDGDGEVFGDFTSSLDVIGHELTHGVTQYEAAFDYQGQSGALNESMSDVFGSCVKQWSLQQTAEQADWLIGEELLLPGVHGVALRSMKAPGTAYDDPRLGGKDPQPANMRDYVETSEDEGGVHLNSGIPNHAFYLAATAIGGSSGEGAGRVWYAALRDRTLTPQADFAAFAAATLRAAQAVGGSAPGAVRAAWTAVGVEPTGS
- a CDS encoding GGDEF domain-containing protein, coding for MSVLWMDEWARLRARLARTPGGLVTWAALVLGVVALAALVTAVAAATTAPLAVVPVALAGTAALSLPQRERLVALGAAAATLLVGCVVVALRGQGSVAGPLWLVLGWLLAAGVAEAVAVRVRSLRLALEAARAAVDAVSVRDPLTGVANHHGLELVGKQIVETARRQGDAVYCTFVEIGGLAEARAAHGADAVSDVLVALAEALRAVTRTTDVVARWQDQVFCTVGQGAGVEPTELERRIRRRLGADETLDRAVWSGRITVGGAMLPPWDSGTLETLLVRAAEELRARSIQRRPTAGESAVPQPSDDTHSSSDTP
- a CDS encoding protealysin inhibitor emfourin, encoding MTDGTGAGTEGGTDALAVTVRRTGGFAGVARAWTLSLGDVDEELGGRLRALAGEAVAAPPPPAPPRADGFRWSVVLHSPGGDSALEAPESALPPALAELVGLVREHGAAP